The following proteins come from a genomic window of Rhodoligotrophos sp. CJ14:
- a CDS encoding TAXI family TRAP transporter solute-binding subunit: MKFIARSGRLLGLAIATAVLGATLAIAQTPAFFRIGTGGTAGTYYPIGGLIANAISATSGHGVEGLVATAVSSNGSVANINAIQAGSMESGFTQSDVAYWAHTGTGLYEGKPKVEDLRLIATLYPETIHIVARKDANIKSVADLKGKRVSIDEPGSGTIVDARIVLAAYGLTEKDIQPEYLKPGPAGDRLRDNSLDAYFFVGGYPTGAISELATSSGISLVPIDGEGAKKLLEQYSFFSEDTVPANTYTGVGETKTLAVAAQWVTSAKQPEELVYNITKALWSDATRKELDAGHAKGKMITLQNATTSLGIPLHPGAERFYKEAGILK, encoded by the coding sequence ATGAAGTTCATCGCTAGATCTGGTCGCCTCTTAGGCTTGGCCATCGCAACCGCGGTTTTGGGTGCGACACTTGCTATCGCGCAGACACCGGCATTCTTCCGAATTGGCACCGGCGGTACTGCCGGCACCTACTACCCGATCGGCGGATTGATTGCGAATGCGATCTCCGCCACCAGCGGCCACGGCGTCGAGGGTCTTGTGGCAACGGCGGTCTCGTCCAACGGCTCCGTTGCGAATATCAACGCGATCCAGGCCGGCAGCATGGAATCGGGCTTCACCCAGTCCGACGTCGCTTATTGGGCGCATACCGGCACCGGTCTTTATGAAGGCAAGCCCAAGGTCGAGGATCTCCGCCTCATCGCGACGCTCTATCCCGAAACCATTCACATCGTCGCGCGCAAGGATGCCAACATCAAATCCGTTGCCGACCTCAAGGGCAAGCGGGTCTCGATCGACGAGCCCGGCTCGGGCACCATCGTCGATGCGCGGATCGTGCTGGCAGCTTACGGCCTGACCGAGAAGGATATTCAACCTGAATATCTGAAGCCCGGCCCTGCTGGCGACCGGCTGCGGGACAATTCGCTGGATGCCTACTTCTTCGTCGGTGGATATCCCACGGGTGCCATTTCCGAGCTGGCCACATCCTCAGGCATCAGCCTCGTCCCCATTGACGGCGAGGGCGCCAAGAAGCTGCTGGAGCAATACAGCTTCTTCAGCGAAGACACTGTGCCTGCGAACACTTATACGGGCGTGGGCGAGACCAAGACGCTCGCGGTGGCGGCTCAATGGGTCACCAGCGCCAAGCAGCCCGAGGAGCTCGTCTACAACATCACCAAGGCGCTGTGGAGCGATGCGACCCGCAAGGAGCTCGATGCGGGTCACGCCAAAGGCAAGATGATCACCTTGCAGAATGCCACCACCAGCCTTGGCATACCTTTGCACCCCGGCGCTGAGCGCTTTTACAAGGAAGCGGGCATCCTGAAATAA
- a CDS encoding ornithine cyclodeaminase family protein gives MQFIDAESVHRLLDFQGLVEALAVAHRLPPPLDDRSELHHSGGGETPDTFFVLPAWAPGHAFGAKLVTVMPLNPAKPGALPAVQGVYVLLDGETGTPKALIDGTVLTYYKTAADSALGARLLARPDVSTLLICGAGALAPYLVRAHAAIRPGLRRFIVWNRSGGKAAKLAEALAVEGFAAEISDDLAGAAQSADIITCATAAVAPVIQGRWLKPGCHLDLVGSFTPEMRECDDEAVLRARLYCDSRRYGIDQPGDLGDPLRRGIIRRSDIIGDLFELCRGEVPGRQMAEEITLFKNGGGAHLDLFTAMYLMERVAASTGSAG, from the coding sequence ATGCAATTCATCGACGCGGAAAGCGTGCACAGGCTCCTGGATTTTCAGGGGCTCGTCGAGGCATTGGCGGTGGCACATCGGCTGCCGCCGCCATTGGATGATCGCTCCGAACTCCATCACAGCGGGGGCGGTGAAACGCCCGATACGTTCTTTGTCCTGCCTGCCTGGGCGCCGGGTCATGCGTTCGGCGCCAAGCTCGTCACTGTGATGCCGCTCAATCCTGCAAAACCCGGCGCGCTGCCGGCGGTGCAGGGGGTCTATGTGCTCTTGGATGGGGAGACGGGAACGCCAAAGGCCCTCATCGATGGGACGGTGCTCACCTATTACAAGACGGCAGCCGATTCAGCCCTTGGCGCCAGACTGCTGGCCCGCCCGGATGTCTCGACCCTGCTCATCTGCGGGGCGGGAGCGCTTGCGCCCTATCTCGTCCGGGCGCATGCCGCGATAAGGCCGGGTCTGCGCCGGTTCATCGTCTGGAACAGGTCGGGTGGTAAGGCCGCCAAGCTTGCGGAGGCGCTTGCGGTCGAGGGCTTTGCGGCGGAGATAAGCGATGATCTTGCGGGCGCCGCGCAATCGGCCGACATCATCACCTGCGCGACGGCAGCGGTTGCGCCGGTGATTCAGGGGCGCTGGCTTAAGCCCGGCTGCCATCTCGATCTCGTCGGAAGCTTCACGCCCGAGATGCGCGAGTGCGATGACGAGGCGGTGCTGCGGGCGCGGCTCTATTGTGATTCACGCCGCTACGGCATCGATCAGCCCGGCGATCTCGGTGATCCTTTGCGCCGCGGCATCATCCGACGGAGCGACATCATCGGCGATTTGTTCGAGCTTTGTCGCGGGGAGGTACCCGGGCGGCAAATGGCTGAGGAGATCACGCTGTTCAAGAATGGCGGCGGCGCTCATCTGGATCTGTTCACGGCCATGTATCTGATGGAGCGAGTTGCCGCATCGACTGGGAGTGCGGGATGA
- a CDS encoding benzoate/H(+) symporter BenE family transporter, translated as MSGSEAMQPAVQRGPSIAAVAAGVLAASVGFASSFAVVIAGLQAVGASPAQAASGLMALAVVKGVCAIYLSFKHRMPISLAWSTPGAALLASSGAVEGGFSAAVGAFLVSGLLIVFAGLWRPLGRAVAAIPAPLANAMLAGVLLGLCLAPVKAVAELPAFALTIIVTWAIVARFKRLYAVPAAVLMTVVLLIISTDLAGQEIGSLWPILVPVTPSFSLSAIIGIALPLFIVTMASQNIPGMAVLNANNYRPDPGALFTWTGLCSLIAAPFGGHALNLAAITAAICAGDEADPDPKRRYWAAVIAGISYVVLGLSAAAATALLAASPPILIQAVAGLALLGAFGAALMGAMADQTNREAGVVTFLVTASGIGLLGISGAFWGLVAGGAIYALTHWRAAAQ; from the coding sequence ATGAGCGGCAGCGAAGCGATGCAACCGGCGGTCCAGCGCGGGCCCTCAATCGCCGCGGTCGCGGCCGGCGTGCTCGCCGCGAGCGTCGGATTTGCCAGTTCGTTTGCGGTGGTGATCGCCGGGCTGCAGGCGGTTGGGGCTTCCCCCGCCCAAGCCGCATCGGGGCTGATGGCGCTGGCGGTGGTGAAGGGCGTCTGTGCCATCTATCTCAGCTTCAAGCACCGCATGCCGATCAGCCTCGCCTGGTCAACGCCAGGAGCAGCGTTGCTTGCGAGCTCCGGTGCGGTCGAAGGGGGCTTTTCCGCAGCCGTGGGCGCTTTCCTTGTCTCAGGCCTGTTGATTGTGTTCGCCGGCCTTTGGCGGCCTTTGGGCCGAGCCGTCGCCGCCATTCCCGCCCCTCTGGCCAATGCCATGCTCGCGGGCGTGCTGCTCGGCTTGTGCCTTGCTCCGGTCAAGGCGGTTGCCGAGCTGCCCGCCTTTGCGCTGACGATCATCGTGACCTGGGCGATCGTCGCCCGGTTCAAAAGGCTCTATGCGGTGCCGGCAGCGGTGCTCATGACGGTCGTCCTCCTGATCATCAGCACCGACCTTGCCGGCCAGGAGATTGGCTCGCTCTGGCCAATATTGGTGCCGGTCACGCCAAGCTTCTCGCTGTCCGCCATCATCGGGATCGCCTTGCCATTGTTCATCGTCACCATGGCTTCACAGAACATTCCGGGTATGGCGGTGCTCAACGCCAACAATTATCGTCCTGATCCGGGGGCGCTGTTCACCTGGACAGGCTTGTGCAGTCTGATTGCGGCGCCCTTCGGGGGACATGCGCTCAATCTCGCCGCCATCACGGCCGCCATCTGCGCGGGGGATGAGGCCGATCCCGATCCCAAGCGGCGCTACTGGGCAGCGGTGATCGCGGGGATCAGCTATGTGGTGCTCGGCTTGAGTGCGGCTGCTGCGACTGCCCTGCTTGCGGCCTCGCCACCGATCCTCATCCAGGCGGTTGCCGGTCTCGCCTTACTTGGGGCATTCGGCGCCGCCTTGATGGGGGCTATGGCGGACCAAACCAATCGCGAAGCGGGTGTGGTAACCTTTCTCGTCACCGCGTCAGGCATCGGACTGCTTGGCATCAGCGGCGCCTTCTGGGGGCTGGTGGCGGGCGGTGCCATCTATGCGCTGACCCATTGGCGGGCTGCTGCCCAATAG
- the gltX gene encoding glutamate--tRNA ligase, whose product MAMATRVRFAPSPTGRIHIGNTRTAVLNWLFARKTGGEFLLRLDDTDTARSTEAFARGIVEDLEWLGLRPDFMFRQSDRLDRYDAATERLKAAGRLYACYETPDELDRKRKRQLARGLPPVYDRSALKLTPEEKARFEAEGRRPHWRFLLEQRRVAWNDHIRGPQSFDFDSLSDPVLIRNDGSYLYTLPSVVDDIDEKITHVIRGEDHVTNTAVQIQLFEALGATAPDFAHHSLLLGADGQGLSKRTGALSIESLRESGIEPLAVVTLAATLGTSETVHLPENVAELIAHFDLARLSRAPVRFDEAELRALSARLIHSLPYTAVAERLTALGVGGGEPFWLAVRGNLERVAEAAVWWHVVNDPVEAEADDPAFLAQARTLLPDEPWGAETWRDWTNRLKEATGRKGKALFMPLRKALTGLDHGPEMSGLLPLIGRERVIERLRS is encoded by the coding sequence ATTGGCAATACCCGCACAGCGGTGCTGAACTGGCTTTTTGCCCGCAAGACGGGCGGTGAGTTCCTGCTGCGCCTGGATGACACGGACACGGCTCGCTCCACCGAAGCCTTCGCCCGCGGTATCGTGGAAGACTTGGAATGGCTTGGCCTCAGGCCAGATTTCATGTTCCGCCAATCAGACAGGCTCGACCGCTATGACGCGGCAACCGAGCGTCTGAAGGCAGCTGGCCGCCTCTATGCTTGCTACGAGACCCCTGACGAGTTGGACCGGAAGCGCAAACGCCAGCTCGCCCGGGGCCTGCCGCCTGTTTACGACCGCAGCGCGCTTAAGCTCACCCCCGAGGAGAAGGCGCGATTTGAAGCCGAGGGCCGCCGCCCGCACTGGCGCTTTCTGCTGGAGCAGCGGCGGGTTGCCTGGAATGACCATATTCGCGGGCCCCAGTCCTTTGACTTCGACAGCCTGTCCGACCCGGTGCTGATCCGCAATGACGGCAGCTATCTCTACACCTTGCCGAGCGTGGTCGACGATATCGACGAAAAGATCACCCACGTGATCCGCGGCGAGGATCACGTCACCAACACGGCCGTACAGATCCAGCTGTTCGAGGCCTTGGGCGCGACCGCACCCGATTTTGCCCATCATAGCTTATTGCTTGGGGCGGACGGCCAGGGCCTTTCCAAACGGACAGGCGCCCTCTCCATCGAGAGCCTGCGCGAGAGTGGCATCGAGCCCCTGGCGGTGGTCACCCTTGCCGCAACGCTTGGCACCTCCGAGACGGTGCATCTGCCTGAGAATGTCGCCGAGCTTATCGCGCATTTCGACCTTGCCCGGCTCTCGCGGGCTCCGGTGCGGTTCGACGAGGCGGAGCTGCGCGCACTCAGCGCACGGCTCATCCACTCCCTGCCCTACACGGCTGTTGCTGAACGCCTTACCGCATTGGGCGTCGGGGGTGGCGAGCCCTTTTGGCTGGCTGTGCGCGGCAATCTTGAGCGCGTGGCCGAGGCGGCGGTGTGGTGGCACGTCGTGAATGACCCCGTGGAGGCTGAGGCGGATGATCCGGCCTTTCTGGCGCAAGCGCGCACTTTGCTGCCCGACGAGCCCTGGGGAGCCGAGACCTGGCGCGACTGGACCAATCGCCTTAAAGAGGCCACCGGCCGCAAGGGCAAAGCCCTGTTCATGCCCTTGCGCAAGGCGCTGACCGGGCTCGATCACGGTCCGGAGATGTCGGGTTTGTTGCCCTTGATCGGGCGCGAGCGGGTGATCGAGCGGCTCAGGTCGTGA
- a CDS encoding RES family NAD+ phosphorylase has product MTDGLATVTINATGHRLIASRYPTVGVFDEIADSEEDLRAAFILEALTNDRMTTLASRITLFEPGEIISGPTASLVMAAFLHADQKGGRFTDGRLGAWYAALEIETAIAETVYHAERRLRLSEGGFPNVIEMRELIAQMNGLVIDLRGQRHTRPDLYDAADYSISQAFGVRLRWPPPADGDQAYSMAHNSKRRAGKNGIIYDSVRREGGTCLCIYRPSLVQLPVMQGDHYRYSWSASGKLSVARISAMEVQVTT; this is encoded by the coding sequence ATGACGGACGGACTTGCGACGGTCACGATCAATGCCACCGGCCATAGGCTCATCGCCAGCCGCTATCCGACGGTGGGGGTGTTCGACGAAATCGCCGATAGTGAAGAGGATCTGCGGGCAGCCTTCATCCTGGAAGCGCTGACCAATGACCGGATGACCACGCTCGCAAGCCGGATCACACTATTCGAGCCGGGCGAAATCATCTCCGGACCAACGGCGAGCCTCGTGATGGCGGCCTTCCTGCATGCGGACCAGAAGGGCGGGCGCTTTACCGATGGCAGGCTCGGCGCCTGGTATGCCGCTCTCGAGATTGAGACTGCCATTGCCGAGACCGTCTATCATGCGGAACGTCGGCTGCGTCTGTCGGAGGGCGGATTTCCCAATGTGATTGAGATGCGCGAGCTGATTGCCCAAATGAATGGGCTGGTCATCGATCTGCGCGGGCAGAGGCACACGCGTCCCGATCTCTATGACGCCGCAGATTATTCGATATCACAGGCTTTTGGGGTGAGGCTGCGCTGGCCGCCGCCTGCCGATGGAGATCAGGCCTATAGCATGGCGCATAACAGCAAGCGGCGCGCGGGCAAGAACGGCATCATCTATGACAGCGTCAGGCGGGAAGGGGGGACGTGCCTTTGCATATACCGGCCGTCACTGGTTCAGCTTCCTGTGATGCAGGGCGATCATTACCGCTATAGCTGGAGCGCTTCGGGCAAACTGAGCGTCGCCCGAATCAGCGCCATGGAGGTTCAGGTCACGACCTGA
- a CDS encoding MbcA/ParS/Xre antitoxin family protein, with protein MARHTGASAAAVAPEQDIDLGAKKQREALSAPAVRLFFNLAQRWQLSVGERQILLGGIARQTYHNWQNGRISVLSRDQLERISLVLGIYKALKLVFAEDDGAMRWLKSPNHDVPFAGRSPLAHMLRGGMDDLYAVRRYLDAWRGLK; from the coding sequence ATGGCTCGTCACACCGGAGCCTCCGCAGCAGCAGTGGCCCCAGAACAGGATATCGACCTCGGGGCCAAAAAGCAGCGCGAGGCTCTTTCAGCGCCTGCGGTCCGACTCTTTTTCAATCTCGCGCAGCGCTGGCAGCTGTCTGTCGGGGAGCGCCAGATCCTCTTGGGCGGCATTGCCCGGCAGACGTACCATAATTGGCAGAATGGCCGGATTTCGGTTCTCTCCCGCGATCAGCTCGAACGGATCTCGCTGGTGCTCGGCATCTACAAGGCGCTCAAGCTCGTGTTCGCGGAGGATGACGGCGCCATGCGCTGGCTGAAAAGCCCGAACCATGACGTTCCCTTCGCCGGGCGCTCGCCGCTCGCGCATATGCTTCGGGGCGGCATGGATGATCTCTACGCGGTGCGCCGCTATCTCGACGCCTGGCGCGGTCTCAAATGA
- a CDS encoding TRAP transporter permease, whose protein sequence is MTDSKQDDVHLAPLELDEEKARELEEKFDSEIRFRPLSPVPGLIVGTALVALSIFHYYTAGFGLLPEMLHRGIHLSFVLALVFLVFPLSKRGYTEPAPSSLIRPFGISLLDWALAILAVFAVMHVPLIPLDELAFRVGNPTAADVFFGGALILLLLEATRRSVGWPLPIISLLFMAYALYGPAMPGILVHPGSSLSQLIDHLYMTTQGIYGIALGVVATYVFHFVLFGVFATRIGLGQLFLDCAAWVAGRFAGGPAKVSIFGSALFGMISGSSVANTVTVGSLTIPAMIKLGYKRHFAAAVESAASTGGQITPPIMGAAAFLMIEFLGLPYTTIILAAIVPAFMHFFGVLMQVHFEAKRNGLRGLRPDEMPDVAAALKRDWPTVIPLIALITILLMGYTPYLAAFWGITLCIAVGLLNPRNRMSIGEIFVGLRDGAKYALAVGAAAATVGIIVGVVTLTGVGFKISYIVTTTAADIATWFGGIIPPEIFSPKGLTLLFTLIMTGVVCILMGCGIPTTANYIIMATIAAPALGLLGVEPIVAHFFVFYYGVLADITPPVALAAYAAAGMAGADPFKTGNTAFRLGLGKVLVPFVFVFSPSLLLVTKDFSWGSFILAFLGCAAGITCLGAALSGYLLTHLKAWERLLLVLASILLIAPELYSTLLGAALVLPVAIRQFGAYQTGPAKVGP, encoded by the coding sequence ATGACGGACTCGAAGCAAGACGACGTGCACCTTGCTCCACTCGAACTCGACGAAGAGAAAGCGCGCGAGCTCGAAGAGAAATTCGATTCCGAAATCCGCTTCCGCCCCCTATCGCCCGTGCCCGGCCTGATTGTCGGGACGGCATTGGTCGCGCTGTCAATCTTTCACTATTACACCGCCGGCTTCGGGCTTCTGCCTGAGATGCTTCACCGCGGCATCCACTTGTCCTTTGTCCTGGCGCTGGTCTTTCTGGTCTTTCCCTTATCGAAGCGCGGCTATACCGAACCCGCCCCGAGCAGCCTGATTAGGCCTTTCGGCATTTCCCTCCTGGATTGGGCACTCGCGATCCTTGCGGTGTTTGCTGTGATGCATGTGCCGCTGATCCCGCTGGACGAGCTGGCATTCCGGGTCGGCAATCCCACGGCGGCCGATGTCTTCTTCGGCGGCGCGCTCATTCTTCTGCTGCTCGAGGCGACCCGCCGCTCGGTGGGCTGGCCTCTCCCGATCATTTCACTGCTGTTCATGGCCTATGCGCTCTATGGCCCTGCCATGCCGGGCATTCTCGTCCATCCCGGATCGAGCCTCTCGCAGCTGATCGATCATCTCTATATGACCACCCAAGGCATCTACGGCATCGCCCTGGGCGTGGTCGCGACCTATGTCTTTCACTTCGTGCTGTTTGGCGTCTTTGCGACGCGTATCGGGCTGGGCCAGCTCTTCCTGGATTGCGCCGCCTGGGTGGCCGGCCGCTTTGCAGGCGGCCCCGCCAAGGTATCGATCTTTGGCTCGGCCCTGTTCGGCATGATTTCAGGCTCGTCCGTGGCGAACACGGTCACCGTCGGCTCGCTCACCATCCCGGCGATGATCAAGCTGGGCTACAAGCGGCATTTCGCGGCGGCGGTTGAATCGGCGGCCTCCACCGGGGGCCAGATCACGCCGCCCATCATGGGCGCTGCAGCCTTCCTGATGATCGAATTTCTGGGCCTCCCCTATACGACCATCATTCTGGCTGCGATCGTGCCGGCCTTCATGCATTTCTTCGGCGTGCTCATGCAGGTGCATTTCGAGGCCAAGCGCAACGGCCTGCGCGGCTTGCGGCCCGATGAAATGCCAGACGTGGCGGCCGCCCTGAAGCGCGACTGGCCGACCGTCATTCCCCTCATTGCGCTGATCACCATTCTGCTTATGGGCTACACGCCCTATCTCGCAGCCTTCTGGGGCATCACCCTCTGTATTGCCGTCGGGCTGCTCAATCCGCGCAACCGCATGAGCATCGGCGAGATCTTCGTGGGCCTGCGCGATGGCGCGAAATACGCGCTCGCCGTTGGCGCTGCCGCCGCCACCGTAGGGATTATCGTGGGCGTCGTCACCCTGACCGGCGTCGGTTTCAAGATCTCCTATATCGTCACCACCACTGCCGCCGATATCGCCACCTGGTTTGGCGGCATCATTCCCCCCGAGATCTTCAGCCCGAAGGGCTTGACCCTGCTGTTCACGCTGATCATGACCGGCGTGGTCTGCATCCTCATGGGCTGCGGCATTCCCACCACCGCCAATTACATCATCATGGCGACCATCGCTGCGCCGGCCCTGGGCCTGCTCGGTGTCGAGCCGATCGTCGCCCATTTCTTCGTCTTCTATTACGGCGTGCTCGCTGACATCACGCCCCCCGTCGCGCTCGCGGCCTATGCGGCGGCCGGCATGGCCGGTGCCGATCCGTTCAAGACGGGCAACACCGCCTTCCGGCTCGGGCTTGGCAAGGTGCTCGTGCCCTTTGTCTTTGTCTTTTCGCCCTCGCTTCTGCTTGTGACCAAGGACTTCAGCTGGGGATCCTTCATCCTCGCCTTCCTGGGCTGCGCGGCCGGCATCACCTGCCTCGGTGCGGCCCTCTCCGGCTACCTTCTGACCCACCTGAAGGCCTGGGAGCGTCTATTGCTCGTGCTCGCCTCGATCCTGCTGATCGCCCCGGAGCTTTATTCGACCTTGCTCGGTGCCGCCTTGGTCTTGCCGGTCGCCATCCGCCAGTTCGGCGCCTATCAGACTGGTCCAGCGAAGGTCGGGCCGTAA